Within the Heliangelus exortis chromosome 5, bHelExo1.hap1, whole genome shotgun sequence genome, the region tgggtggggGGCTCCTGTTGCTTTATAATGGCATATACAATATCACCTTGCTTACCTGAAAAAATGATGATTGAAGAGTGGCCAGTTATGACAGGTTTAATGCTGAACTTCAGAAGACATCACCTTCAGTTTTCATCACAAATTCTTCTGGCAGACCCCTTGACTTACTCAAAGCAGAAGGCTAAGCAGAGCCAGAGAAAACAACAGAATGTGCTGAAAAGCCAGCAACAAACAATACCAGGTGGTAATGAGACTGCTTATCCCATGGCTCCAACAATGAAAAGATTTCAGAACCTCAGGTCTTCCTACTGTCAATTCTGGTTTTTATTACTCTTTTTAATTTACACAGATAAAATTCATTCTTTCCAGGCTGAAGAATGGATGTTCTTCTGAATGGTTACCAAAGGTCAGATCCTTCAGTAAACCCATCTATATTCCCCTTCAATGATGTGAAGATTGATTTTTACAATCAGGGTGAATGACCAGCAGATGAGAGGGGTACTCAAGACAAGCACATGTGGAAGAACTGAAGAGGTTTTTCATAGGTAGTATTTTCTATTACCTTAATTACAAAAATCATCATTTTTCACTTAGACCATTCCTTTCTTCTGCCCATTACTACCTTTGTGATTCAGCCCCAAAGAGCAGaactttattaaaattttagtttCTTCAAAAGTAAAACAAGAATCCCTTGCTTatttactgaagaaatttttttgttccctCACCTACAATGCCACCTTCCACAAAGAATTTTTCAAGTCAGAGTAAGAGACAGAAACAATGATATGCAGCCACCTCCCAAAGGTATCAAATATTGTCAGGAAGGCAAAAGACAGCCTGGTCACATAGTAGTGGCTTCACATGGCAAAGCAAATTGCACATCAGCAGAATTTTTCTGTAGTGCACCCCTGAGGGAATCTATGACAGGACTGCTTGCCAATGTGATGCTCATCAGCAGTAATGGCCAGAAGGAGGATCTGgggcctgtcagcctgaccttggtaCCAGGGAAGATCATGGAGTGGTTCATCTTGAGTTCTACTCAAATGGCAGTTCCAGGACAGACAGGCAATCAGGCCAAATCAGCAAGAGTTCATGAAAGGCATGACCAacctgcttgaccaacctgatctccttctagGATTAAGTGACTGGCCtagggaggagggaaaggctATAGATGTTACCCTCCTGGACTTCAGTAAGGCCTCTAACATGGTCTCCTGCACAATTTTTCTAGAGAAGCAGGGCTGGCTCATGGCTTAGACTGCTCTTCTCTTcactgggttaaaaactggctggctggccaggcccagagagcTGTGATGAATGCAGTGaaatccagctggcagccactcacaagtggtgttcctcaggacTCAGTTTTGGGATCAGGCTGAATATCTTCAGTGATCTGAACGTGGGGATTAATTCCTCAGTAAGCTTGCAGAGGATACTCAGTTGGGCAAGAGCACTGATCTGCCTGAGGATAGGGAGGCTTTACAGCAGGACCTGGATAACTTGGAACAATGGGCTGAGGTCCATCAGCCTTGGATAGTCCTGGATAGTTTGGATCAATGGGCTGTATGAGCTctaacaaggccaagtgtcaggtcTTGCACTCCTGTCACAACCCCAGacaatgctacaggcttgggcaagagaggctggaaagctgcctggcaaaaaaggacctggaggtgctggtttacagctgaagaggagctggcagtgtgcccaggtggccaagaaggccaacagcatccagCCCTGTCTCAGGGATAATGTAGCCAGCAGGATTAGGGAGGTGGTTGTTCCCCTGCACTTGGCagtggtgaggccacaccttgagtactgtgttcagttttgggcccctcactacaagaaagaaagTGAGTTGGTGGAGCATGGCCAGAGTAAaacaacaaagctggtgaagggtctggcACACAAGTTTTCCAAGGAGAGGCTGGGAGAATTGGGATTTagtctagagaagaggaggctgaggggagatattattgctctctacaactgcctgaaaagGAGGTCGTGGTGAGGTGGGTGTCAGTGTCTTCTCCCATGTAGTCAGTGACAGAATGAGAGGAAATTAATTCAAGTTGCTCTAgggggaggttcagattggatattaggaaaacttTATTTGCTGAAGCAGTGGTCAGGCATGGGAACAAGCTGGCTAGGGAAGTGGTagagtcatcatccctggaggtgctcaaAAACCTGCAGACACAGCACTTAAAGACATGGTTTCattggcatggtggtgttgggttgacaattggacttgatgatcttggaggtgTTTTCCAGCCTTAAAGACTCTGCAGTTCTAGATGTCTAGTCGAGTGCTTAAGTGCAGCTTGAAGAGGAACAGGACAGTACAAAGAGGCTGTGTTCCTGCTTGCAGAGTATCAGTTGAAATCTTACTACTGCATTTATCAGTTCTGGTTTGGAGTGAAGACAAAACCAAGACCCACTCACTATACAAAGACAGTCATAGTAGAAATAGGGTAAAAAGAGTGAGGAAGGGGTGAACAGATGCTAGGAAGTATTGACAGAAACAGTACCTAGAGCATTTCAATTGCATGGGCTTGCCCATAAGGCTTGTGGGAGTTACTGAAATGCAGGCAAATTACTTAAGTGTATTATGTGACACTCCTGCTCAAGAATTAAACACATTCTTATAGTACACCGTGTagaaatatgtatttgtgtAGCATGGTGTTTACAAAAAACATACACAAGAGCATTTGTCCTTTCATGTTCTTTCCATATATGAGGTTATAGACtcagcaaaaaggaaacaaaaggcaaTTCTAGCTTTGAAAGTGATGAATGAAGACTACGCTGCTTGTGTTCTTAACTACCTTTCCCTTTAAGCTTGTCTTCACCAAAAAACACTacacaacaaggaaaaaaaaaaatcataggcTGTTCCCAGTTCCAGACAAGGCACTCTATTAGCTTCACACTGAGAACCTCAGAACTGCAAGCAGCTAATATCTGCTAAATGTGTTCCAGTAAGGTGAGCTCTAACTATTGTTCAAGTTCTTGGACAGCCATAGCTGTATATCCCCATTTTTCAAGATTAGCTCACTGTAATCCTGATAATGGGGTCTTGTTACTCTTTCCTTAGAGTTCCACAGAAGCCactgtgtttctgcttctgGAGGTTATATTCCCACCACAGAAGCTTCACAGGTTGTGAACAAAACCAGTCCGGTGCATTGCCAGTTGCAGATTTGGAAAACTACAGCCAGCTCTGCATCTCCTCTTCATACTTCTGAGGGTCAATAAAAGGCTTGTCAATGGATCGGATCATCAGCTCCCCACAGTACACACATTCAGCTGCCACAATATCATCAATGTCAGCTTTGATctgttccctgctctgctgccccttccccaaGCTAATTGTGTCTGTGTCCTTGGGACGATGGTAGCTCTTGGAAGGCTGACTGGTAGCTGCCAGCTTCTTCTGAAGGTCTTCGAGTTTTGCCTGCTTATAGGCAGGAAGGTTTGGGAAAACTGCCTGGAGGAGACAGTCGTAGTGAAACATGTGACCacaaaggaaaaggtaaaaaggGCGGTTTAGGAGTGGAAAGTCACAAGCAGCACATTTTTCCTGAGGCTCCACGGAACCGTACTTATTGCGCATTTCCTGGATGTCCTCTCGGATTCTCCTGGCGCTCTGCGTGGCTTCTTCCATCTCCCTTTTCAGTTCTTCAATGTGCTTGTTGTAGTCCTCCAGGGAGTTACAGATTGCCTCCTTGAAATGATCAATAGTGACAAAGTCTGGAAAGAATGGCAGGACATCTTCAATCTTCAGCAGGGTGCAGCTGGAGAGGCAGGCCATGGCCTTCTTGAcatctttctcttcctgaaCAACATGGCGAGCGATCTTTAACCAGAGCTTCTTCCGGAGttcttcatcatcttcaggGAGATCTGCACAGGACTTGGCAAGATCAACATCCACCTACAAGTTGGACAGGCAAAGAAACTGAGTTAAGCTTCCCTCTTTGTTTTATCCAGAATTCAACATCGAAGCCTGCTGTCCATTACAGGAGGCGTTAATAGAAAATTTGTTATCTTACTGCCTAGGGCTGCACTAGTGGTTTGCTCCTTGTTTACAAGTCAAACACCTCTCTTCCTCACCAGTATTCCTCCCTGAAGATTTGCCCAGCAGAGAACAACAAAGGCCAGCACTACAATAAGGGCAGATCCATGTTATAGTATTTTTGCTGGCCACACGTTTCAGCAGACACATAACAAtgtcaacagaaaaaaatccaacaccTCCCTGAAGGTCGGACTAAGCTAAAAAAGGCATTCTTCTGTGATAATTATCCCAGCTAGGTATAGGAAGTAATTAGAATCCTGAGCTATACATAAATGCAGGTATGTTAAAGGTATGTTAGAGACTGAGCTTAAGACAGACAGCACTCCCCTTTGTACTTTCCATGGCTCTACCCTCAATTACAGCTTGTcacagtcatagaatcatagaatcatagaatcctaggggttggaagggacctcgaaagatcatctagtccaaccccccctgccagagcagggccccctagagtacatcccctaggaacgtgtccaggggggttttgaatgtctccagtgaaggagactccacaacccccctgggcagcctgttccagggctccgtcacccttacagtaaaaaaattttttctgatattcaacttgaacctcctatgctccaatttacacccattaccccttgtcctatcactggtcaccactgagaaaagcctaactccatctccctgacactcaccccttacatatttgaaaacattgatgttttcatcagtctccttttctccaaactaaagagacccagctccctcagcctttcctcataagggagatgttccactcccttaatcatctcagtagctctgcactggactctttcaagcacttccctgtccttcttgaactgaggggcccagaactggacacaatactccaggtgtggcctcaccaatgcagaatagagggggaggagaacctctcttgacctactaaccacaccctttctaatgcaccccaggatgccattggccttcttggccatctACTACTATCTACTTAAAACAACTGCAAAAGCACACAAGTATGTTAACACAGACAGGTCTTTTTTCCTAGACTTATGCACAGCTCCTATACTGATGAGTCTGCCCAGTTCCTCTCAATGCTACACTCCCATAACCTCATAGCATGCATGCACAGACACATTCCTACCTGTAAGGCAAGATCCACAGCCTCCTCATACAATTCCATCACTTTGTAGATATGGACACAGGCATGGTGGTGCCCATGCTCTGCACACAGGCGCAATGCATACTTCAGGTCATAGTGAATCCTGTTTGGGTTGGTTCCTGCTTGCTCCAGGTATGATAGCAGCGAGTCTGGCCTACACAATGCATAAAGAGACAACAGGTAGTTGTGAATGGCTTGCTGGGTTTCCTCCAACTGATAGACACAGAACTCCATATATCTAATGGCTTCATTGatctgctgggtgctggcactCTGGCTATAGTTAACAAGGGCTGGAATGAGGTTCCTAGCATCCAGTCTAGAGCCCATAGAAATCCAAGCATCAACTACCTTCTTGGGAATATGCTGGATGAGGACTGGAGAGAACTTGTAGAAGAGCTTCTCATCTCTGTGCCTGGACAGCACATTTAGAGCTTCATCATACTCATCATGCTGGCAGTGGTGAGCTACCACACGCTCATAGTCCTGCATGATGACTGCAAAATAGACCATGTGTTCTGTATCCCCGTGGCTTGCCAACAGCTCATAAATAGACGCCCGGTTATTGAACAGACATTCCTTGTTCTTAGGGCTGCTCAGGAAAGTGCGGAACTTCTCCCGCGTATCCAGATAGAGACTGCGCTGGGAGAGGTCTCCTTCCAGCACACCCAGCCAGTTCAGGTACAGCTCAGTTAACCACGTGGTCAGCAGGGTGGTCTGTGTCTTCTCAGAAGGCTTCAGGTTACTCAGTTTTTTAATCAGAAACTCCATCAGGGCCTCTTCTTGCTTGGCTTCGATGAACTTAAGGGCGATTTCCTCGAAGTAGTTCTGGGTGAGTGCGTAACATTTGGCACTGTCTAAATACCTCTTGTTTTGGAAGCAGTGCTCTGCCTCTTTTGCCAGCACAATATCCAGGCACTCTGGACGGTCTTTACAATACTCTTTGGCTAAATCAAATTTGTTCATGTTCATATACATCT harbors:
- the VPS18 gene encoding vacuolar protein sorting-associated protein 18 homolog; the protein is MASILDEYEDSLYRSASVQQSRASVGIPHSGYVNARLEKETPIFNKQRIDFAPPEKINSLVVSSNQLCMSLGKDTLLRIDLGKPDEPNQVELGRKDEAKVYKMFLDHTGSHLLIALNTSECLYLNRSVQKVRALSRWKGHLIESVGWNKFLGSETNTGPILVGTAQGHIYEAEISVSEGSLFSTNPDQYFRQVYTLEEESGPAPVCCLEIERGIEGKFFIIATTRKRLFQFVGKVPEGTEQQGFGSIFALHADHLPSFREFPANLGFSEIAFYTPKLRSKPRSFAWMMGNGVLYGTLDYSRPDSILSDERVWVYPADIDITVNKPISIVLTQFHFLLLLPDRVKAVCTLNGQVVFQDLFQEKFGLLTRMIKDTTVQQIWIHTEKVVFRYHVQRESRDVWKMYMNMNKFDLAKEYCKDRPECLDIVLAKEAEHCFQNKRYLDSAKCYALTQNYFEEIALKFIEAKQEEALMEFLIKKLSNLKPSEKTQTTLLTTWLTELYLNWLGVLEGDLSQRSLYLDTREKFRTFLSSPKNKECLFNNRASIYELLASHGDTEHMVYFAVIMQDYERVVAHHCQHDEYDEALNVLSRHRDEKLFYKFSPVLIQHIPKKVVDAWISMGSRLDARNLIPALVNYSQSASTQQINEAIRYMEFCVYQLEETQQAIHNYLLSLYALCRPDSLLSYLEQAGTNPNRIHYDLKYALRLCAEHGHHHACVHIYKVMELYEEAVDLALQVDVDLAKSCADLPEDDEELRKKLWLKIARHVVQEEKDVKKAMACLSSCTLLKIEDVLPFFPDFVTIDHFKEAICNSLEDYNKHIEELKREMEEATQSARRIREDIQEMRNKYGSVEPQEKCAACDFPLLNRPFYLFLCGHMFHYDCLLQAVFPNLPAYKQAKLEDLQKKLAATSQPSKSYHRPKDTDTISLGKGQQSREQIKADIDDIVAAECVYCGELMIRSIDKPFIDPQKYEEEMQSWL